The Apium graveolens cultivar Ventura chromosome 6, ASM990537v1, whole genome shotgun sequence genome contains a region encoding:
- the LOC141664856 gene encoding uncharacterized protein LOC141664856: MTDAGRKVDSDAEMGEVIHDYFSNIFAVSNNVQMNRTVASPRVISAEQNQSLIADMTFEEFTDAAYQMHPDKASGPDGLNPAFYQNFWNVMGSEVFDCCKKWLQGTISADFNHTTAVLIPKKENACHMKDLRPIALCNVLYKIVAKVLANRLKWVLPCLISKKQSAFVPNRSITDNVVVAFEVVHHMRRARGGRDGEIALKLDISKAYDKVSWEYLRNCMHSLGFCNEWINWIMQCVTTVSYDINFNGMSVGPITPRRGLRQGDPLSPYLFLMCVEGLSNLLDNAENNGRIHGCKISSTAPEVSHLLFADDSFLFFKATAEEASYIKSILEDYAAMSGQEINYQKSGIMFSSNVRTDKQVQLAAILGVHNDISNSHYLGLPSLVGRSKKRVFGYVKDRVVKRQGSSFIWQSLWQAKEELGKRFRWVVGNGQSIVATKDAWLQKKVDFKVEPHRRYEGRNKVVASLFCPGSKVWDARRIYESFNIIDAKAILATSVPQHSVEDRIVWFMSTDGIYDVKTGYHFWHNHNVGDSICIRSAGWNKLWRLNVPHKVKVFLWRFCRNNLHVRNCLRHKGVRVTIMCPMCNMDVEHLGHVFFDCNFAKNCWHVAGFSFDMSQVLSVSEWLLSKLEVLNQAESINLVTVLWGIWFWRNKKVWEDKVVTAVVAMELSFKHIQEWRKVRMKDKVTKSGTHIPGVVNDRKWCPPPQNKLKLNVDASVLPQADTFSVGMVIRDHRGQFVEARVMTLPCPATVLEAESIGVREALSWVMQRGDDNVIIETDSLLTASALQKKKIYLLEVGHVLDQYKEVLVSTTGFVVNYVRKQANKVAHRLARIPCSLNFSLVFTSPPAHLLETLMNDFPNE; the protein is encoded by the exons ATGACAGATGCAGGACGAAAGGTGgattctgatgctgaaatgggGGAGGTAATTCATGACTATTTTAGTAATATTTTTGCTGTGAGTAATAATGTGCAAATGAATAGAACAGTTGCTAGTCCACGAGTCATTTCAGCAGAGCAAAATCAGAGTTTGATAGCAGATATGACGTTTGAGGAGTTCACAGATGCTGCGTACCAAATGCACCCAGATAAGGCTAGTGGCCCTGACGGATTAAATCCAGCGTTTTACCAGAACTTTTGGAATGTGATGGGCAGTGAGGTGTTTGATTGTTGCAAGAAATGGCTTCAAGGTACGATTTCAGCTGATTTCAATCACACTACTGCCGTTTTAATCCCAAAGAAAGAGAATGCCTGCCATATGAAAGATTTGCGACCCATAGCTCTTTGTAACGTGCTCTACAAGATTGTAGCAAAGGTATTGGCGAACAGGTTGAAATGGGTCCTTCCATGTCTCATCTCAAAGAAACAGTCTGCTTTTGTTCCTAATCGTAGCATTACTGATAATGTTGTAGTTGCCTTCGAGGTGGTGCATCATATGAGGAGAGCCAGGGGTGGTAGGGATGGTGAGATTGCACTCAAGTTAGATATCAGTAAAGCGTACGACAAGGTCAGCTGGGAGTACTTAAGGAACTGTATGCACTCTCTTGGTTTCTGTAATGAATGGATAAATTGGATTATGCAGTGTGTTACGACAGTGTCCTACGATATCAATTTTAATGGCATGTCTGTTGGTCCTATCACTCCGAGAAGAGGACTCCGTCAAGGAGATCCCCTATCTCCTTATCTCTTCTTGATGTGTGTGGAAGGGTTATCTAACTTGTTGGACAATGCAGAGAATAATGGTAGGATTCACGGATGTAAAATCAGCTCAACGGCTCCTGAGGTGTCTCATCTTCTTTTTGCTGACGACTCATTCTTGTTTTTTAAAGCGACTGCTGAGGAAGCCTCATACATTAAATCAATCTTGGAGGATTATGCAGCCATGTCAGGTCAGGAGATCAATTACCAGAAATCAGGGATCATGTTCAGTTCAAATGTTCGAACAGATAAACAAGTTCAGCTTGCTGCAATTTTGGGTGTCCATAATGATATTTCTAATAGTCATTATCTTGGTCTCCCTTCTCTAGTGGGAAGATCAAAAAAGAGAGTTTTTGGCTATGTGAAGGATAGAGTTGTGAAAC GACAGGGCTCAAGTTTTATTTGGCAGAGTTTGTGGCAGGCAAAGGAAGAATTAGGTAAGAGATTCAGATGGGTGGTTGGAAATGGTCAGAGTATTGTAGCAACGAAGGATGCGTGGCTTCAAAAGAAAGTGGATTTTAAAGTTGAACCTCATAGGAGGTATGAGGGAAGAAACAAAGTGGTTGCCTCGTTGTTCTGTCCGGGGTCGAAAGTTTGGGATGCTAGGAGAATTTATGAATCTTTTAATATTATAGATGCCAAAGCTATTCTGGCAACTTCTGTGCCGCAACATTCAGTTGAAGATAGAATAGTATGGTTCATGTCTACTGATGGGATTTATGATGTGAAGACTGGATACCATTTCTGGCATAATCACAATGTTGGTGATTCTATATGTATTCGTTCAGCTGGTTGGAACAAACTTTGGAGACTCAATGTACCTCACAAGGTTAAGGTGTTTCTATGGCGCTTCTGTAGGAATAACTTACATGTTCGGAATTGTCTCAGACATAAAGGAGTTCGAGTAACTATAATGTGCCCGATGTGTAATATGGATGTGGAACATCTAGGTCATGTTTTTTTCGATTGTAACTTTGCAAAGAATTGCTGGCACGTGGCAGGTTTTTCGTTTGATATGTCCCAGGTGCTATCAGTCTCTGAATGGCTACTTAGTAAACTTGAGGTGTTGAATCAAGCTGAGAGCATTAACCTCGTGACAGTCCTGTGGGGTATATGGTTTTGGCGCAATAAGAAAGTATGGGAGGATAAGGTGGTAACTGCAGTAGTGGCTATGGAGCTGAGCTTTAAGCATATTCAGGAATGGAGGAAGGTCAGAATGAAGGATAAAGTCACTAAATCTGGTACTCACATACCAGGTGTCGTGAATGATCGTAAGTGGTGTCCTCCTCCTCAAAATAAGCTCAAGTTGAACGTTGATGCTTCAGTTCTTCCACAGGCTGATACCTTCTCGGTAGGAATGGTAATTCGAGATCACAGGGGTCAGTTTGTAGAGGCGCGAGTAATGACATTGCCTTGTCCTGCGACGGTCTTGGAGGCTGAAAGCATTGGTGTTAGGGAGGCCCTCTCGTGGGTTATGCAGAGGGGTGATGATAATGTGATTATAGAAACTGATTCACTACTCACAGCTAGTGCCCTGCAGAAGAAGAAAATTTACTTGTTGGAGGTGGGTCATGTGCTAGATCAGTACAAAGAGGTGCTCGTTTCTACTACTGGATTCGTGGTTAATTATGTCCGCAAGCAAGCAAACAAGGTAGCTCATAGACTAGCTCGAATTCCTTGTTCTCTGAATTTCTCTCTTGTATTTACGTCTCCACCTGCTCATTTGTTGGAGACCCTTATGAATGATTTTCCTAATGAATGA
- the LOC141664052 gene encoding putative pentatricopeptide repeat-containing protein At3g25970 has translation MRALHLIIGTSLAKVGVSHCQAIKLGTIGDIYTNNILISGYTKCRELGCALKVFDEMLHRDTVSWNSVIAGYINCGSYESAWEFFKSMKRHGVALDGYTFGSILKGIACDMRLFLGRQVHSDIVKMDYQGNVYAESALLDMYAKCGRVEDAMKVFECMPERNSVSWNALIAGYVELGDRVNSFRLLNCMKRERTSVDDGTFAPLLTLLDDPVLYKLTLQLHGAVLKHGLAHCNTVYNATITAYSACGSIQDAKRVFDSFPFARDLVTWNAMLAAYIVHEQENNAFILFLKLRELGLMPDLYTYTSMISACSGKPQECQGKSLHCLVLKTGLEQSTPISNSLIAMYLRSNSIYMEEALLIFSSMNVKDRVSWNSVLTGFSQYGLSENALKLFQEMNLNHEEIDHYAFSAVLRSCADMATLQLGQQVHVLSIKSGFETNEYVTSSLIFMYSKCGFIEDARRCFEATRKVSAVSWNSILFGYAQHGQGQVALDLFHLMKDENVKMDHITFVAVLTACSHIGLVDEGKEFLQCMESDYGIPPRMEHYACAVDLFGRAGRLQEAKAVVEGMPFQPDAMVWKTLLGACRISGDIELASEVASYLMESDPGEHCTYVLLSDIYGHFRRWDEIASVKRLMRERGVKKIPGWSWIELKNQIHSFNAEDRSHPCSEEIYSLLVALLDEVTILEAGNNLEFLIYDLNTMN, from the coding sequence ATGAGGGCACTACACTTAATTATTGGAACTTCTTTAGCCAAGGTTGGTGTAAGTCATTGTCAAGCAATCAAATTAGGGACTATTGGGGATATATACACAAACAATATTCTCATAAGCGGTTATACAAAATGCAGAGAACTTGGTTGTGCATTGAAGGTGTTCGACGAAATGCTTCACAGGGACACTGTTTCTTGGAACTCTGTGATAGCTGGATATATAAATTGTGGGAGCTACGAGAGTGCGTGGGAGTTTTTTAAGAGCATGAAAAGACATGGGGTTGCTTTGGATGGCTATACTTTTGGAAGCATACTCAAGGGGATTGCTTGTGATATGCGTCTCTTTCTCGGCCGACAAGTGCATTCGGATATAGTTAAGATGGATTACCAAGGGAATGTTTATGCGGAAAGTGCTCTTTTGGATATGTATGCCAAGTGTGGTAGAGTGGAGGATGCTATGAAGGTATTTGAGTGCATGCCTGAGCGTAATTCTGTGTCGTGGAATGCTCTTATTGCGGGGTATGTAGAATTGGGTGACCGTGTGAATTCTTTTAGGTTATTAAATTGTATGAAGAGAGAACGTACGTCTGTTGATGATGGTACATTTGCTCCTCTTTTGACATTGCTTGATGACCCTGTACTCTACAAGCTGACGTTACAGCTCCATGGTGCAGTTCTAAAGCACGGTTTGGCTCATTGTAACACTGTATACAATGCTACAATTACTGCTTACTCCGCTTGTGGATCCATTCAAGATGCAAAGAGAGTATTTGATAGCTTCCCTTTTGCTAGAGACCTTGTCACATGGAATGCTATGTTGGCAGCCTACATTGTACATGAGCAAGAAAATAATGCATTTATATTGTTCCTGAAGTTGCGTGAACTTGGACTAATGCCTGACCTCTACACATACACAAGTATGATAAGTGCTTGTTCCGGAAAACCACAAGAATGCCAAGGAAAGTCGTTGCACTGTCTGGTTCTAAAGACGGGGCTCGAACAATCAACCCCAATTTCTAATAGTTTGATAGCTATGTATCTTAGATCAAATTCCATCTACATGGAAGAAGCATTGCTTATATTTTCATCGATGAATGTCAAGGACCGTGTCTCTTGGAATTCAGTACTTACAGGATTCTCGCAATATGGATTAAGTGAAAATGCACTTAAACTGTTTCAGGAAATGAACCTAAATCACGAAGAGATTGATCACTATGCTTTTTCAGCTGTATTAAGGTCTTGTGCTGATATGGCTACCCTGCAATTGGGTCAACAAGTTCATGTTCTGTCAATAAAATCAGGATTTGAGACAAACGAATATGTCACCAGTTCATTAATATTTATGTATTCCAAGTGCGGATTCATTGAAGATGCTAGACGATGCTTTGAAGCGACGCGTAAAGTCAGCGCAGTCAGTTGGAATTCAATCTTGTTTGGCTATGCTCAACACGGGCAAGGTCAAGTCGCGCTTGACCTGTTCCACTTAATGAAAGATGAAAATGTAAAGATGGATCACATAACATTTGTGGCAGTGCTTACTGCTTGTAGCCACATTGGTCTGGTTGACGAAGGAAAAGAATTTCTGCAATGTATGGAATCTGATTATGGAATACCTCCGCGAATGGAACATTATGCTTGTGCAGTAGATCTTTTTGGCCGGGCTGGACGTTTACAGGAAGCAAAGGCCGTAGTTGAAGGCATGCCATTTCAACCTGATGCAATGGTCTGGAAAACTCTATTAGGTGCCTGCAGGATTAGTGGTGATATTGAACTGGCATCTGAAGTGGCAAGCTATTTGATGGAATCGGATCCTGGGGAGCACTGCACTTAtgttcttctttctgatatataTGGACACTTTAGAAGGTGGGATGAAATAGCTAGTGTGAAGAGGTTGATGAGGGAGCGAGGGGTCAAGAAGATACCAGGTTGGAGCTGGATAGAACTGAAGAACCAGATCCATTCTTTTAACGCAGAGGATCGTTCTCACCCCTGTAGCGAAGAAATATACAGCCTATTAGTTGCACTACTAGATGAGGTTACAATTTTGGAAGCTGGTAATAATTTGGAGTTCTTAATTTATGATCTAAATACCATGAATTGA